The sequence NNNNNNNNNNNNNNNNNNNNNNNNNNNNNNNNNNNNNNNNNNNNNNNNNNNNNNNNNNNNNNNNNNNNNNNNNNNNNNNNNNNNNNNNNNNNNNNNNNNNNNNNNNNNNNNNNNNNNNNNNNNNNNNNNNNNNNNNNNNNNNNNNNNNNNNNNNNNNNNNNNNNNNNNNNNNNNNNNNNNNNNNNNNNNNNNNNNNNNNNNNNNNNNNNNNNNNNNNNNNNNNNNNNNNNNNNNNNNNNNNNNNNNNNNNNNNNNNNNNNNNNNNNNNNNNNNNNNNNNNNNNNNNNNNNNNNNNNNNNNNNNNNNNNNNNNNNNNNNNNNNNNNNNNNNNNNNNNNNNNNNNNNNNNNNNNNNNNNNNNNNNNNNNNNNNNNNNNNNNNNNNNNNNNNNNNNNNNNNNNNNNNNNNNNNNNNNNNNNNNNNNNNNNNNNNNNNNNNNNNNNNNNNNNNNNNNataaagaaaaaatagtatgatgaaaaaagcataattaaatcTGACCGTAGAAAAATACAATAATGGACAAAGTGACACAACAAGAGACAAAGAAGAGAACACGTGAACGTTTCTCCAAAAGTATTCACATTACGAAAGAGTTGATAAGCGTTTCTCCAAATGtattcaagaatgaagtaaaaatttAACGTATAGTACAATCCTTGAGTCTATTTGGCAGAACATTCGAAGCACAAAGTTTGGCTAAATTAAACTcaccttttgagattattatttttttaataatattttgaaagatgaaattgAGAATATTCATTATTATATGGAAATAATTTCTCTTTTGGTTAAATTTGTTTCATCTCATATATATTTAACATTATTATAATTAAGAAGTAATGGTTGATAAATGTTGTCACCAAGATAAGTTAAAGGTATTAGACATTATGCTTTCATTTTGTTAAATATGTGTTAGGATTTCTCCAAAAATATTCACTACGGAAGAGTTCATACACTTTTCTCCAAAAGTATTTATGAATAAAGtaaaaattcaacataaaatacATTCCTCGGGTCTATTTGGTAGGACCTACGAAGTACGAAGTTGACTAAATTAAATATGTGTGTATAATAAAATATgtgttttgaactttttgtacttcattaaaaatcttcacaTTAAATAAAATCGTctagttttaaatatttaaaagttatacGTGCGACATACATGAAGCTAAACTAGTTAAACAATAAGTGCAAGATAGAGGAATACATACACACATtcttaattttacatttttactataaaaattgaactgAGTATTTTGCGATAAGTGATGAGCAGGTCCACAAGATTAGAGAGGAAGTCAACACCAGGAATTCAGGATCTTAGCTTAGCGGAAGGTATGGCGTAATATACTGAGGCACAGCCCTTCTTATTTTTATACTGTCTATATGTCTCTCATTTAAGATTCTTTTACTTTGTTCTTATCCCTCTATTTCCTCCCACTGTATTAAAAATAAGCATCCCCTCCAtaagtttctaattttttttattattaattatagtcATTTTCCTAATTACTTTTTTCGTTTTAAAAGGTGAGCGAAGTCGACAAATAAAAATGGACGGAGAATATATGGTCAATAAGATTTCAATTCTTGTTCCAATTATAGCTAGCCGCCACAAGAAAAATTGCACGTTGTTGAGGTTACATAGGCGCTATTGCACTCGTGGAAAGTGGATAGTGGATTTCccaattcaaattatgaagaaaaagtgAACAGTGAATAAACAATATTATAGGCGATCATAAAAAGAACACTAACAAGGATTATAACTACCGAGTTCTGTTTCAAGGAGTATAGAGTATAATAGTACTAATAAGGGAAAACACAAAACAGGGGAAGATAAAATTACTTGGCTCTGTCCAAAGGATAATATCTTTTGAGATTCTTGCTTGAGTTAGAGGAATATAATTAGTTTATTAACCaagtagaaaaggaaaaaaaatatgtattttgtacAAAAGATTCAAAAGTGAAAATCTTCAACATTGGATAAACTAATAGTTGAGATGAGCTCTCGATTTGATATACTCATTCTATAAATGTTGAACAACTTATCAATTATAGCGGTATTCGTATAAGTACTCGAACATAAAAAGCGATTAATGTATAATGGGTCAATTGATTTTTTCCCCAGTGTGAATGATTGCTCATACACTCTTTTACTATGcaacaactaattagaaaaattatactcccttcgtttcggaataagtgaattgttggggtatttattgatgtttcaaaataagtgaatcattgaatttttttccaaatttacccttatgatttgacaatcaattaacttttgaaaaggtattacaagatcaatttttttttcagaggtaaaaataaaaagttacgtTAAATTTAtgcctttaatatttttttttgatctgtatgtcaaaattcaacaatttataTATTATGAAACGGGGGAAAGTAATACTTTTTTCTTGGGGAAAAACAAAAGAGGTTGGCGTGAGAATCAAGTCTCCATCCTCAATTTGCTCAGTACAAAGTGATGAAATGGAAGAATTTAGAAACAGTACCACTAATTACTAGTCCCAATACAAATTCATGTTGCACATGGAAACAGTTTCAACAGTCCCCAAATCTCAACCcctagatagatagacagacttGATTAAAAACTCCCAACTATCCTCTTCGCATTAAAATCTTCTTATTCAACCAGTCCCTGCCCATTTGTTCAGTATAAGTAAATATAATACTCATTTTAAAAGGAAAGCAAATGAGGGAATTAATTACAGATCTTAGGTTCCTTGTAATATGCAAGGtgcccaacttattatattaccAAACATTATTCCTTCTCATAAATTCTAATTACTCCTCATCTCATTTCATAtgacattttcttttatttcgtcccaaaaaattatatcatcttattatatttaaaataatttaattttatttctttttaattaataaaataaattaaaatcaaataatatcacgTCAAATAGAATGggagtattatatttttattttcagtaACTTTCTTTACCCAACCCCAAAATGAATGACCAATCAAATTTATGCAGCTGACGAATAATACTATATAAGTATTATTTCTTCTGCTACTTGCTTACTCATACATTTAAAATTTCACAAAGCATTTAAAGCACCCATTGCATTCCTTGTGACTATCGTTTCACTCTCAATCTTCTCATTCAcataccatattttcagtatcttttcttttcatttacacGGGCCATGGCCCATAACCTATTTCGGGCCAAACAACAATCGTCTTCTTCAAGAGACAAATCTCTGTTCGCGGCGGCCATAGTTGCTTTTTTACTTGTCTGTGCTATTTGGTCATTTACTGATCCTTTGCCCAGTTTATCAGGTTTGTTATACAGTCAGGATATTACTTCACCTGAATATTGCCCGCCTGGAAGGGAAGCCGTTGACCGGGGATCCGACCCACCGGAGAAGACATTCTACGATGACCCGCAACTCAGTTACACCATTAACAAACCAATCAAAAATTGGGACGAGAAGCGTATCCAGTGGCTGAAACTTCATCCTTCATTCGCCGCCGGAAGAGCTAACCGTGTGCTCCTCCTCACTGGATCACAGCCAACTCCATGCAAGAACCCTAGAGGTGATCATTTGCTTTTAAGGTTTTTTAAAAACAAAGTTGATTACTGTAGAATCCATGGCTACGATATTTTCTACAGCAACAATTTTTTCCACCCTAAAATGCGTTCTTATTGGGCCAAAATACCGCTTGTTCGGGCCGCCATGCTGGCCCATCCTGAATCCGAGTGGATTCTGTGGGTTGATTCAGATGCTATCTTCACTGATATGGATTTCAAAATCCCATTACACAAGTACAATGACTATAACTTCATCGTCCATGGCTGGCCTGACATGATTTTCAAGAAGAAAAGCTGGGTGGCTATTAATGCAGGGATATTTCTGATCCGAAACTGTCAATGGTCCATGGATTTCTTAGATGTTTGGGCTAATATGGGCCCGAAAAGCCCCGAATACGAGCAATGGGGCAAAATTTTACGGACAACTTTCAAGGACAAACCGTTCCCGGAGTCAGACGATCAATCAGCACTGAGCTATATATTACtgaaaggagaagaaaaatggaGGAGCAAAATACATGCGATTACTGATTACTCTTTGCACGGATACTGGCTAGGAATAGTAAACAGATTTGAA comes from Capsicum annuum cultivar UCD-10X-F1 chromosome 2, UCD10Xv1.1, whole genome shotgun sequence and encodes:
- the LOC107861375 gene encoding glycosyltransferase 6, which translates into the protein MAHNLFRAKQQSSSSRDKSLFAAAIVAFLLVCAIWSFTDPLPSLSGLLYSQDITSPEYCPPGREAVDRGSDPPEKTFYDDPQLSYTINKPIKNWDEKRIQWLKLHPSFAAGRANRVLLLTGSQPTPCKNPRGDHLLLRFFKNKVDYCRIHGYDIFYSNNFFHPKMRSYWAKIPLVRAAMLAHPESEWILWVDSDAIFTDMDFKIPLHKYNDYNFIVHGWPDMIFKKKSWVAINAGIFLIRNCQWSMDFLDVWANMGPKSPEYEQWGKILRTTFKDKPFPESDDQSALSYILLKGEEKWRSKIHAITDYSLHGYWLGIVNRFEKITENYTKIDREVPRLRRRHAEAVSETYAAAREPLVAEGGDWKGGWRRPFITHFTGCQPCSGDHAPEYVGDSCWVGMERALNFADNQVLRNFGFMHDDIKSNSPVSPVNFDFPAEEVEEFV